One region of Endozoicomonas sp. Mp262 genomic DNA includes:
- a CDS encoding MFS transporter, giving the protein MKRCITASSEQYKLAFAVSLGGMLEFYDFLMYGLMASYIAKHFFPADDQSLAILGTFAAFAVGHFARPLGGLVFGHYGDRYGRKTTFTLSVFLMALSTVLIGLLPGYVTIGGWATVLLVLLRLLQGFSLGGEIPGAITYLSESAPERQGLVLGILFLALMLGVALGTFVHGGLAFYLGPERMMEWGWRLPFLLGGVLGVISYVIRRRFHESGFFLALNQVRQRSQVPLKELINHHWRGLLFAVAAMSVCGVTVNIYGVYMPGYLSSILDYSKGQVARHTALAFVIHAPIPLIAGLCYDLVNRKLLLAIVALLMAILAWPTFDYFSSGQAELKTILMICAMYTGVTAGLLSPLMIHCFPTEVRFTGIAVAYNIGLALFGGVAPFISTALAEGLGVASGPALYLNP; this is encoded by the coding sequence ATGAAGCGTTGTATCACTGCATCCTCTGAACAGTACAAATTGGCGTTTGCTGTATCCTTGGGGGGGATGCTGGAATTTTATGATTTCCTTATGTATGGCTTGATGGCCAGTTACATCGCAAAACACTTTTTTCCAGCGGATGATCAGTCTTTGGCAATTCTTGGAACTTTTGCCGCATTTGCTGTGGGACACTTTGCCCGCCCGCTGGGAGGCCTTGTTTTTGGTCACTATGGTGATCGTTATGGGCGAAAAACCACATTTACCCTGTCTGTTTTTCTAATGGCCTTAAGTACCGTGCTTATTGGCCTATTGCCGGGATATGTGACTATTGGTGGTTGGGCTACGGTACTTCTGGTGTTGTTAAGGTTGCTGCAAGGTTTCTCACTGGGTGGGGAAATACCCGGAGCGATTACCTATTTGAGTGAAAGCGCTCCCGAGCGGCAGGGGTTGGTATTGGGAATATTATTTCTTGCCCTGATGCTAGGGGTTGCATTAGGAACCTTTGTTCATGGAGGTCTGGCATTTTACCTTGGGCCAGAGCGAATGATGGAGTGGGGGTGGCGACTGCCGTTTTTATTGGGGGGTGTCCTGGGAGTAATAAGCTATGTCATTCGGCGGCGATTTCATGAGTCTGGATTTTTTTTGGCATTAAATCAGGTTAGACAGCGATCCCAGGTGCCACTGAAAGAATTAATAAACCACCACTGGCGGGGTTTATTGTTCGCTGTTGCTGCGATGTCAGTCTGTGGGGTAACAGTTAACATTTATGGGGTTTACATGCCGGGTTATCTTTCATCCATACTTGACTATTCAAAGGGGCAGGTTGCCAGGCATACGGCGCTGGCATTTGTTATTCATGCTCCCATACCATTGATAGCAGGGCTTTGTTATGACCTGGTTAACCGGAAACTATTGCTGGCTATTGTGGCGTTGCTGATGGCTATATTGGCGTGGCCAACATTTGATTATTTTTCCTCTGGGCAGGCTGAACTGAAAACTATTTTAATGATTTGTGCCATGTACACTGGGGTAACGGCAGGTCTATTGTCTCCCTTGATGATTCACTGTTTTCCTACGGAGGTGCGCTTTACGGGGATAGCAGTAGCATACAATATTGGACTTGCTTTATTTGGTGGTGTTGCTCCCTTTATTTCTACGGCACTGGCAGAAGGTTTGGGGGTGGCCTCAGGCCCTGCTTTATACCTGAATCCGTGA
- a CDS encoding IS1380 family transposase, with the protein MKLKIEQSQTEFYTPVAGLYFVGHALNKKTALSKSLRKIKKRHRITHIDLIRAYCGQLAQGKSDFDNVDNNRDNDWFRLAMGIKQMPSASRLRQRFNEDAAQLIPFIEDSLTDVLVNLQVPVTPLPKKLDKKQHIPLDIDVFPMDNSNTKKEGVEYTYKKFFGYAPIAAYFGCEGWCLGCELRPGSQHSQNDFIGFLQAVLHRSRRLTRAPILVRLDSGHDAEESRREIAGFKGVNHIIKLNPRKYHTKEHWLPIFEEKQVKWEESRPGKSYATLSTVYETNYGNQRLIIRIIKRTTDTVGQRFLTPDYELEGWWTTLSEADYSDDQIINLYEDHATSEQFHSELKTDMDLERLPSGKFDTNDLVMCLGALVYNILRYMGQSCLLGPDAPVRHKAKRRRLKTVIQELIYLAARLLKKGHQYRLRFGRYCPGFRSFHQLISQHALC; encoded by the coding sequence GTGAAACTGAAAATTGAACAATCACAGACGGAATTTTATACACCGGTCGCAGGGCTTTATTTCGTTGGTCATGCACTCAACAAAAAGACAGCGTTAAGCAAATCCCTGCGCAAAATAAAAAAAAGGCACCGTATCACTCATATCGACCTGATCAGAGCTTACTGCGGCCAACTGGCTCAGGGTAAAAGTGATTTTGATAATGTTGATAATAACCGGGATAACGACTGGTTCCGGTTGGCAATGGGCATTAAACAAATGCCTTCAGCCAGCCGCTTAAGACAGCGTTTCAATGAAGATGCCGCCCAACTGATTCCTTTCATCGAGGACAGCCTTACCGATGTCCTGGTTAATCTTCAGGTGCCCGTCACACCCCTTCCGAAAAAACTCGATAAGAAGCAGCACATACCACTGGATATCGACGTATTCCCTATGGATAACAGCAATACCAAAAAGGAGGGGGTCGAGTACACGTATAAAAAATTCTTTGGTTATGCCCCTATTGCCGCTTACTTTGGCTGCGAAGGCTGGTGCCTGGGATGTGAATTACGCCCAGGCTCTCAGCACTCCCAGAATGATTTTATTGGCTTTTTACAAGCAGTGCTGCACCGCAGCCGACGTTTGACCCGAGCGCCTATTCTGGTTCGCCTTGATAGTGGCCACGATGCTGAGGAATCGCGCCGGGAAATCGCCGGGTTCAAAGGTGTGAATCACATTATCAAGCTCAACCCAAGAAAGTATCACACCAAGGAACACTGGCTCCCCATTTTTGAAGAAAAGCAAGTCAAATGGGAGGAGTCGCGTCCAGGAAAGAGTTATGCGACACTCTCAACCGTCTATGAAACCAACTATGGTAACCAGCGTCTGATTATTCGCATTATCAAGCGTACCACTGATACTGTAGGGCAGAGATTTCTGACACCCGATTATGAGCTGGAAGGATGGTGGACAACACTCAGCGAAGCTGACTACAGCGATGATCAGATCATTAATCTTTATGAGGATCATGCGACCAGCGAGCAGTTTCACAGTGAGTTGAAGACTGATATGGATTTAGAGCGCCTGCCTTCAGGCAAGTTTGACACCAACGACCTGGTGATGTGTTTGGGTGCACTGGTCTATAACATTCTGCGCTACATGGGGCAGAGTTGCTTGCTCGGGCCAGATGCGCCGGTACGTCATAAAGCCAAACGACGCCGGTTAAAAACCGTGATACAGGAACTCATCTACCTGGCTGCCCGTCTTCTGAAAAAAGGACATCAATACCGGCTACGCTTTGGTCGTTACTGTCCTGGTTTCAGGTCTTTCCATCAATTAATAAGCCAGCATGCACTTTGTTGA
- a CDS encoding phospholipase A, with amino-acid sequence MTVLKKTDISQIICSKQLFLAVLPCFFIASDLRAETYEQCLMRQARFADESLTLSEIRAACQQKLREDSQPEDTLEEADVLANRAVQEETTRDSPFVITPHRPNYILPVSYNASPNYEPFERAGEQAAADNFSSTEIKFQLSVKAPVFYGVFNGYGDLYVAYTNTSWWQAYNSHSSPFRETNHEPEAFLVFPVQYEVMGLNLRAITTGINHQSNGRGGSLSRSWNRVYANFILQQENFYMSFKPWWRIPEKDKKFDGDPQGDDNPDIDQYMGYGELRLGYQINSYNFAIMLRNNLRYENKGAVQLDWSFPINKRFKGYVQYFNGYGESLIDYNDSVNRLSVGVMLTDWL; translated from the coding sequence ATGACAGTTTTAAAAAAAACGGATATTAGTCAGATTATTTGCAGTAAACAGCTGTTTCTTGCTGTGTTACCGTGTTTTTTTATAGCCTCTGACCTTAGGGCAGAAACGTACGAGCAGTGCCTTATGAGGCAGGCTCGGTTTGCAGATGAATCGCTTACCTTGTCTGAAATCCGGGCAGCCTGTCAGCAAAAGTTAAGGGAAGACAGTCAACCTGAAGATACTTTGGAAGAAGCTGATGTTCTCGCTAATCGGGCAGTTCAGGAAGAAACCACCAGGGATAGCCCATTTGTTATAACACCCCACCGCCCTAACTACATCCTGCCCGTATCCTATAATGCCAGCCCAAATTATGAGCCTTTTGAACGAGCCGGCGAACAAGCGGCCGCTGATAATTTCTCCTCAACGGAAATCAAATTTCAGCTGAGTGTAAAAGCACCGGTATTTTATGGTGTCTTCAACGGTTATGGGGATTTGTATGTGGCTTATACCAACACCTCCTGGTGGCAGGCCTATAACAGTCATTCATCCCCTTTCAGGGAAACGAATCATGAACCAGAGGCCTTTTTGGTTTTTCCTGTTCAATATGAGGTGATGGGGCTGAACCTGAGAGCGATAACCACCGGCATTAACCACCAGTCCAATGGCCGTGGAGGAAGTCTGTCTCGCAGCTGGAACCGGGTTTATGCCAATTTTATTCTGCAACAAGAAAACTTTTATATGAGCTTCAAGCCCTGGTGGCGAATTCCGGAAAAGGACAAAAAATTTGATGGTGATCCACAGGGTGATGATAATCCGGATATTGATCAATATATGGGATATGGCGAGCTGAGGCTTGGCTATCAAATAAATAGCTATAATTTTGCAATTATGCTGCGAAATAATTTGAGATATGAAAATAAAGGTGCAGTCCAGCTGGACTGGTCATTCCCGATTAATAAACGGTTTAAAGGTTATGTGCAGTATTTTAATGGCTATGGCGAAAGCCTGATTGATTATAATGACAGTGTTAATCGGTTAAGTGTTGGGGTAATGTTAACTGACTGGTTGTAG
- a CDS encoding helix-turn-helix domain-containing protein, translated as MKYVTTITDEAVLLTLKFAKHYGPLRCIRERAHSLLLSNRGFTLEQIAEILEIRYQTASQWIDDWEEYGIRALYKGHGGGRPCIYDESEVQRIKELVAEEPRRLSYVKSKIEDETGKSSSKITLANIVKKQGWFTKDSVNHANINGTKSNSMTVKLL; from the coding sequence ATGAAGTACGTCACTACAATCACTGATGAAGCTGTTTTATTAACTTTGAAATTCGCCAAACACTACGGACCTCTGAGATGTATAAGGGAAAGAGCCCATAGCCTTTTATTGAGCAATCGTGGCTTTACCCTTGAGCAAATTGCCGAAATACTTGAAATTAGATATCAAACTGCTTCTCAGTGGATTGATGATTGGGAAGAATATGGTATTCGTGCCTTGTACAAGGGGCATGGTGGCGGTAGGCCGTGCATATATGACGAATCCGAAGTGCAACGCATAAAAGAATTAGTGGCTGAAGAGCCTCGTCGCTTATCGTATGTCAAATCCAAGATCGAGGATGAAACCGGTAAATCTTCATCAAAAATTACTCTGGCAAACATTGTAAAAAAGCAGGGCTGGTTTACAAAAGACTCCGTAAATCATGCAAACATAAACGGGACGAAGAGCAATTCCATGACTGTAAAACTGCTCTGA
- a CDS encoding IS630 family transposase, translating into MVYKRLRKSCKHKRDEEQFHDCKTALKDAQEAESKGLINLFYFDESGFTQEPCVPYGWQEKGKQLRIPSVKSKRINVLGFMNRSCELFHYPVVGSVNSDTVIAAFDDFAEKMADEKYSSNDRYTVVMVDNASIHTSKKFCARIDDWMIEKKLLVCFLPTYSPELNLIEILWRKIKYEWLNLLSIKSFAEFEKEVERVLFSFGEEYMISFSNTVRLDG; encoded by the coding sequence CTGGTTTACAAAAGACTCCGTAAATCATGCAAACATAAACGGGACGAAGAGCAATTCCATGACTGTAAAACTGCTCTGAAAGATGCCCAGGAAGCCGAGAGCAAAGGGTTAATCAATTTATTTTATTTTGATGAGTCCGGCTTTACCCAGGAACCTTGTGTGCCATACGGTTGGCAGGAAAAAGGAAAGCAGCTCAGAATACCATCAGTCAAAAGTAAACGCATCAACGTACTGGGGTTTATGAACCGAAGCTGTGAGCTATTTCATTATCCTGTTGTGGGTTCAGTGAATAGCGATACGGTGATTGCGGCCTTTGATGACTTTGCAGAGAAAATGGCAGATGAAAAATACAGCTCAAATGATCGTTACACGGTAGTTATGGTGGATAATGCCAGCATTCACACCAGCAAAAAGTTTTGTGCCAGAATTGATGACTGGATGATTGAAAAGAAATTGCTGGTCTGCTTTCTGCCAACATATTCACCTGAGCTCAACCTGATTGAAATCCTGTGGAGGAAAATAAAGTATGAATGGCTCAACCTCTTGTCAATCAAGAGCTTTGCGGAATTTGAAAAAGAAGTTGAACGGGTGCTTTTTTCATTTGGAGAGGAGTATATGATCTCATTTTCTAATACTGTCCGACTGGATGGTTAA
- a CDS encoding IS1380 family transposase: MTQSTQEQLRFHPSNGKTIRADFNGGELSSDFGALLLRETILHSGLISRLTQAIDDKRHPSYIDHSLQNLLVQRILQMACGYEDANDSNRLRKDPMLKLATGRNPLDDDNHLASSPTYTRLGKSMRRKDIYQMAEAFVHHFIASYDLPPMAIVIDLDHTPAITHGSQQMNLFNAKYQDYCYLPLLIFEGLSGKLITAILRPGKTPTGRENAAIIKRVIKLIRKRWPKTHLLVRGDSHFAQPELMHVVQANTHADYVLGKGAGHKTALRPKAKELLDEARRAFKVKTALAKLNDMPEPERLRLYGEAEYQAKSWKGLDTRIIYKAEVNEKGDNPRFIVTSIKEASPEVIYEDLYCPRGQDENFIKHLKSDLSGDRLSDQTFLANHLRLFYACAAYVLHYELRTKALKGTELEKAQPSTVITKLCKVAVKVVEYKDRIKLHLPSSCPFKKLLQHVTEIFYQMPLPRPG, encoded by the coding sequence ATGACCCAATCTACACAAGAGCAGCTTCGCTTTCATCCTTCAAATGGTAAAACTATCCGTGCGGACTTCAATGGTGGAGAGTTATCTTCAGATTTTGGGGCTCTGCTGTTACGGGAAACCATATTGCATAGCGGACTTATTTCCAGACTGACCCAGGCCATTGATGACAAGCGTCACCCATCCTACATTGACCACTCTCTGCAAAACCTCCTGGTTCAGCGAATTTTGCAAATGGCTTGCGGTTATGAGGATGCCAACGACAGCAACCGCCTCCGTAAAGACCCCATGTTAAAGCTGGCTACCGGACGAAACCCTTTGGATGATGATAACCACCTGGCTTCATCTCCCACCTACACACGGCTCGGGAAGTCCATGCGGCGCAAAGATATCTATCAAATGGCTGAAGCATTTGTGCATCATTTTATCGCCAGTTATGACTTGCCACCTATGGCTATCGTGATCGATCTTGATCACACACCGGCCATTACCCACGGATCGCAGCAAATGAATTTGTTTAATGCCAAATATCAGGACTACTGTTATCTGCCTTTGCTGATTTTTGAAGGTCTCAGTGGCAAGCTGATTACTGCCATCCTCCGTCCAGGCAAAACGCCAACAGGCAGGGAAAATGCCGCTATTATCAAGCGTGTCATCAAGCTTATCCGTAAACGGTGGCCAAAAACCCATTTGCTGGTGCGCGGGGATAGCCACTTTGCTCAACCTGAGTTAATGCATGTTGTTCAGGCTAATACTCATGCTGATTATGTGCTGGGTAAAGGTGCCGGTCACAAGACGGCCTTACGCCCTAAAGCCAAAGAGTTGCTAGATGAGGCTCGTCGAGCTTTCAAGGTTAAAACAGCCTTAGCCAAGTTGAACGATATGCCTGAGCCAGAACGACTCAGGCTGTACGGTGAGGCCGAGTATCAGGCTAAAAGCTGGAAAGGGCTCGATACCCGGATAATCTATAAGGCAGAGGTTAACGAGAAAGGCGACAATCCCCGCTTTATTGTCACCTCAATCAAAGAGGCTTCCCCAGAGGTGATTTATGAGGATCTGTACTGCCCAAGAGGGCAGGATGAGAATTTCATTAAGCACCTGAAAAGTGATCTGTCCGGTGACAGACTGTCAGACCAGACCTTTCTGGCCAATCACTTGAGACTGTTTTATGCCTGTGCGGCTTACGTTCTGCATTACGAGCTGAGAACCAAGGCTTTGAAAGGAACGGAACTGGAGAAAGCCCAGCCATCAACGGTAATCACAAAACTCTGCAAAGTAGCGGTTAAGGTGGTTGAGTACAAGGATCGGATCAAACTGCACCTACCCAGCAGCTGCCCATTCAAGAAGCTTTTGCAGCATGTAACAGAGATATTTTATCAAATGCCGTTGCCTCGGCCTGGGTAG
- a CDS encoding hemolysin family protein has protein sequence MITLFAYVFVALAVSFLCSVFEAVLLSLSPAYVVSLEQKGSQWAGKIRELHDNIDRPLAAILTLNTIAHTAGAAGAGAQAAKVFGETWVGIFSAVLTLLILLFSEIIPKTIGATWWQKLAPFMTVCVRTMVKLLLPLIWITELITRKLTPKDKSNPYLRDEIRAMADLGEKEGALQGQESDLMKNMLRFRDLKIVEIMTPRSVLFTLPQTMDTKTYLKEHADSAFSRIPVYGNEPDDINGFVMKMDILAANNRTEKPVTLAELKRPILVVLENEPLPKLMTTLLEKRSHIAMVVTEYGDIRGIVTLEDMIETLLGREIVDESDIAVDMQQVARQKWAHRLPTNEH, from the coding sequence ATGATTACGCTGTTCGCGTATGTATTTGTTGCCCTGGCGGTATCCTTCCTATGTTCTGTCTTTGAAGCTGTTCTGCTTAGCCTTTCACCAGCCTATGTGGTAAGCCTTGAACAAAAAGGCAGTCAGTGGGCCGGTAAAATTCGGGAACTCCACGATAATATAGACAGGCCTCTGGCTGCCATTCTGACCTTAAATACCATTGCCCATACCGCAGGGGCTGCTGGTGCTGGTGCACAGGCTGCCAAAGTCTTTGGTGAAACCTGGGTGGGTATTTTTTCCGCTGTACTGACACTGCTTATTCTGCTGTTTTCTGAGATTATTCCGAAAACCATAGGAGCCACCTGGTGGCAGAAGCTGGCACCCTTTATGACAGTGTGTGTCAGAACTATGGTGAAGCTGCTCCTGCCCCTGATCTGGATCACAGAATTGATTACCCGTAAATTGACACCGAAGGATAAAAGTAATCCTTACTTGCGGGATGAAATCAGGGCGATGGCAGACCTGGGAGAGAAAGAGGGAGCCCTTCAGGGGCAGGAATCTGACTTGATGAAAAATATGCTGAGATTCCGGGATCTTAAAATTGTTGAGATTATGACCCCTCGATCCGTACTCTTCACCCTGCCGCAAACCATGGATACGAAAACCTATCTGAAAGAGCATGCCGATAGTGCATTTTCACGGATTCCCGTTTATGGCAACGAGCCAGATGATATCAATGGCTTTGTGATGAAAATGGATATTCTGGCGGCTAACAATAGAACTGAAAAGCCAGTGACTCTGGCCGAGCTTAAACGTCCCATTCTTGTGGTATTGGAAAATGAACCTTTGCCGAAGTTAATGACAACGCTACTGGAAAAGCGCAGTCATATTGCGATGGTGGTGACGGAATATGGAGATATCCGGGGTATTGTTACTCTTGAAGATATGATTGAAACGCTGCTGGGGCGTGAAATTGTCGACGAAAGTGACATCGCTGTTGATATGCAGCAGGTAGCCCGGCAAAAATGGGCCCATCGCCTGCCAACGAACGAGCATTAA
- a CDS encoding TatD family hydrolase, which produces MNCLLTNNQPSLFDSHCHLDFPDFNHDRGKLLKQCGLSGIRSLCIPSTQFTNWHDVINVVGRQNQEGPEIYYGLGLHPFFITHHCSSHLETLENHLHRKSRHLVAVGEIGLDYNTQNLRDKREKQELYFDRQLDLANKHRLPVIIHARKSHDAILKILRKHMLEKAGIIHAFSGSEQQAKQYIDMGFKLGFGGVLTYERAKKTRKLASILPLTSIVLETDAPDMPLSGHQGERNSPLYLPKILSSLASLRHESKAEIACQTTQNTEAIFGISHLGGVLN; this is translated from the coding sequence ATGAACTGCCTTTTGACCAATAATCAACCGTCTTTATTCGATAGTCACTGCCATCTGGATTTCCCAGATTTTAATCACGATAGGGGGAAGCTCCTTAAGCAATGTGGTTTATCAGGAATAAGAAGTCTATGTATACCTTCTACTCAATTTACCAACTGGCATGACGTGATAAACGTTGTTGGTCGTCAGAACCAGGAAGGGCCAGAAATCTATTATGGTTTAGGGCTGCACCCCTTTTTTATTACACACCATTGCTCATCCCATCTAGAGACACTTGAGAACCACCTTCACCGAAAAAGCCGCCATTTAGTAGCCGTTGGTGAAATAGGACTGGACTACAATACTCAGAATCTGCGGGATAAGCGTGAAAAGCAGGAGCTCTATTTTGACCGGCAGCTGGATCTGGCCAATAAACACCGTTTGCCTGTTATCATCCATGCCCGCAAGTCCCACGATGCCATTTTAAAAATATTAAGGAAGCATATGCTGGAGAAGGCTGGAATTATTCACGCTTTCTCCGGAAGTGAACAGCAGGCGAAGCAGTATATTGATATGGGCTTTAAGCTGGGATTTGGCGGTGTTCTTACCTATGAGCGAGCAAAAAAAACACGGAAGCTGGCTTCCATACTGCCATTGACCAGTATCGTTTTAGAAACCGATGCCCCGGACATGCCTCTCTCCGGGCATCAGGGAGAAAGAAACTCTCCCCTCTACCTGCCAAAGATTCTATCCTCCCTGGCATCGCTAAGGCATGAAAGCAAAGCTGAAATAGCGTGCCAAACCACCCAAAATACCGAAGCCATTTTTGGCATTTCACACCTAGGGGGCGTTCTCAATTAG
- a CDS encoding copper chaperone PCu(A)C: MKARVLGGIGLAVTLLVTGCQQSDKGEISYSDQYIRASIANNEATSGYITLINGKQESIELTGAAVSSDIAARVELHGHSIKDGMVKMYEVKGLDLPPGKPVKLEPGGYHVMLMGLKQGLEPGTEVDVKLSFSNGETLAVSMPVKAMQNVQMERRAVSDNNALDISNISVRAAMPGMDTSAAYMTIDNQGEEVLSLVSASSPLARKTELHTTVMENGTMKMKHIPALEIKPGDRAVLKPGGHHIMLMGLKETIKEGSEVPLELKFSDGSVMQFKAVAMKKIPGQLVAH, from the coding sequence ATGAAAGCTCGAGTATTGGGGGGGATTGGACTGGCGGTGACGTTGCTGGTGACAGGCTGTCAACAGTCCGATAAAGGGGAAATCAGTTACTCTGATCAATATATCAGGGCGTCGATAGCCAATAACGAGGCTACTTCCGGATATATTACCCTGATTAATGGTAAGCAAGAGTCCATTGAGCTGACGGGGGCAGCGGTTTCATCAGATATTGCCGCGAGGGTAGAGTTGCATGGTCATTCTATAAAAGACGGCATGGTTAAAATGTATGAGGTGAAAGGGCTGGACTTGCCACCCGGGAAACCGGTTAAGCTTGAGCCCGGCGGCTATCATGTGATGCTGATGGGGTTGAAGCAGGGATTGGAGCCGGGCACAGAAGTGGATGTGAAACTGAGTTTTTCCAATGGGGAAACGCTGGCTGTTAGCATGCCGGTTAAAGCCATGCAGAATGTGCAGATGGAAAGACGTGCCGTTAGTGACAATAACGCTCTTGATATCAGTAATATCAGCGTACGGGCAGCCATGCCGGGTATGGATACCTCTGCGGCGTATATGACTATTGATAACCAGGGCGAAGAGGTACTGTCACTGGTAAGCGCAAGTAGTCCCCTTGCCAGGAAAACAGAGCTCCATACTACGGTTATGGAAAACGGGACAATGAAAATGAAGCATATCCCGGCATTGGAGATTAAACCGGGTGACAGAGCAGTACTGAAACCGGGTGGCCATCACATTATGCTGATGGGGTTAAAGGAAACCATTAAGGAAGGAAGTGAGGTACCCCTTGAGCTTAAATTCAGCGATGGTTCCGTGATGCAGTTTAAGGCAGTGGCCATGAAGAAAATTCCTGGCCAGCTTGTGGCTCATTAG
- a CDS encoding peptide chain release factor 3 — MSNSSIAHEVGLRRTFAIISHPDAGKTTMTEKLLLLGGAIQLAGTVKGRKSGRMATSDWMKMEQERGISITTSVMQFPYHDRIVNLLDTPGHEDFSEDTYRTLTAVDSCLMVIDGAKGVEARTIKLMEVCRLRDTPIFTFINKMDREVREQIEVLDEIESVLNIQCAPITWPIGMGKSFKGVYNLYTDTLHIFTPGQGNVIPDDIRIQGIDSAEAREFLGELYDDLHDEVELVKGASHQFDLELYQAGKMTPVFFGTALANFGIREMLDDFVKWAPSPLPRATDHRTVEASEEKFSGFIFKIQANMDPKHRDRIAFLRVCSGKYTRNMKMKHVRIGKDVKIADAVTFLAGDRAHVEEAISGDIIGLHNHGTIQIGDTFTQGEQVKFTGIPHFAPELFKRVRLKDPLKLKQLQKGLQQLSEEGATQLFMPINNNDLILGAVGVLQFDVVMRRLKDEYKVEAMYEPVNVNTARWIECDDTKKLEEFKRKCVENLAIDGGGHLTYLAPTRVNLSLAEERHPDIEFRTTREH, encoded by the coding sequence ATGTCAAACTCTTCTATAGCCCATGAAGTGGGGCTTCGACGCACTTTTGCCATCATCTCTCACCCGGATGCCGGTAAGACGACCATGACAGAAAAGCTTCTGTTATTAGGTGGTGCCATTCAGCTTGCCGGAACCGTTAAGGGGCGCAAGAGCGGGCGAATGGCAACTTCAGACTGGATGAAAATGGAGCAGGAACGGGGTATTTCCATAACAACATCGGTGATGCAATTTCCCTATCATGACCGGATTGTAAACCTGCTTGACACCCCAGGACACGAGGATTTCTCTGAAGATACCTACAGAACCCTTACAGCGGTTGATAGCTGCCTGATGGTTATTGATGGGGCAAAGGGTGTAGAAGCCCGAACCATAAAATTAATGGAGGTCTGCCGCCTTCGTGATACCCCCATATTTACCTTTATCAACAAAATGGATCGCGAGGTTCGGGAACAGATTGAGGTGCTTGATGAAATCGAGTCTGTTCTGAATATTCAGTGCGCTCCCATTACCTGGCCTATAGGTATGGGCAAAAGCTTTAAGGGCGTCTACAACCTTTACACCGATACGCTCCATATTTTCACACCTGGACAGGGTAATGTTATCCCCGATGATATTCGCATTCAGGGTATTGATTCCGCTGAAGCCCGCGAATTCCTTGGTGAACTCTATGACGATCTTCACGATGAGGTAGAACTGGTTAAAGGCGCGAGCCACCAATTTGACCTGGAGCTGTATCAGGCGGGCAAAATGACCCCGGTGTTTTTTGGCACGGCACTGGCCAACTTTGGTATCCGGGAAATGCTGGATGACTTTGTAAAATGGGCTCCCTCCCCCCTGCCTAGGGCTACTGATCATCGTACGGTGGAAGCCAGCGAAGAGAAATTCTCCGGCTTTATTTTCAAGATCCAGGCCAATATGGATCCAAAACATAGAGACCGTATTGCTTTTCTGAGAGTTTGCTCGGGCAAATATACCCGCAACATGAAAATGAAGCATGTTCGCATCGGCAAAGATGTAAAGATAGCCGATGCAGTAACCTTCCTTGCAGGTGACCGGGCTCATGTAGAAGAAGCCATCTCCGGCGATATTATCGGCCTTCATAATCATGGCACCATCCAGATAGGAGATACCTTTACCCAGGGCGAACAAGTAAAGTTCACGGGTATCCCCCACTTTGCTCCCGAGCTGTTTAAGCGGGTTCGGCTCAAAGACCCGTTAAAACTAAAACAGCTGCAAAAAGGACTTCAGCAGCTGTCTGAAGAAGGTGCTACCCAGCTATTTATGCCCATCAACAACAACGACCTTATTCTGGGTGCTGTGGGTGTGCTGCAGTTTGATGTTGTTATGCGACGACTGAAAGATGAGTATAAAGTAGAAGCCATGTACGAGCCTGTCAATGTTAATACAGCTCGATGGATCGAATGTGACGATACAAAAAAACTGGAGGAATTTAAGCGAAAGTGTGTAGAAAACCTGGCTATTGACGGCGGGGGTCACCTGACTTACCTGGCACCCACCAGGGTCAACCTTTCTTTAGCCGAGGAGCGTCACCCTGACATTGAATTCAGAACAACCCGTGAGCATTGA